A single genomic interval of Aureliella helgolandensis harbors:
- a CDS encoding RHS repeat-associated core domain-containing protein has protein sequence MPTSLVEYRCIGHPRSSSSHSNRYTYTDREWDDTPKLYYCRAGLYDANLVRFCSRDPIGYADGENLYEFERSQPSKRIDPEGTGSYWLGGSSPGDHSKICVDKPCGGYYCCEVAGPANQGSCSSGDGSGGGVDLCTEIAACLGVWVKPKKIKCQTVSSLMFAGNVTETYPQTPEQDNDMYEDLFYDHGSTWWWNGLFSSCHVYVGTR, from the coding sequence ATGCCTACATCGCTTGTGGAGTACCGATGCATAGGGCACCCTCGCAGTAGCTCTTCGCACAGTAATCGTTACACTTACACAGACCGCGAATGGGACGACACGCCGAAGCTGTACTATTGCAGAGCTGGACTTTACGACGCCAATTTAGTGAGATTCTGCTCCAGGGATCCGATTGGGTATGCGGATGGTGAAAATCTTTATGAGTTCGAGCGAAGCCAGCCATCGAAAAGAATTGATCCAGAGGGAACAGGCAGCTATTGGCTTGGCGGTTCGAGTCCTGGTGACCATTCGAAGATTTGTGTCGATAAGCCTTGCGGCGGTTACTACTGCTGCGAAGTAGCCGGCCCCGCTAATCAAGGATCTTGTAGCAGTGGCGATGGAAGTGGCGGGGGAGTCGATCTCTGCACAGAAATTGCGGCCTGCTTAGGTGTGTGGGTCAAACCAAAGAAAATCAAGTGCCAAACTGTCAGCAGTTTGATGTTTGCAGGAAATGTCACAGAGACGTATCCGCAAACTCCGGAACAAGATAATGATATGTATGAAGATCTGTTTTACGATCACGGCTCGACTTGGTGGTGGAACGGTCTGTTTAGCAGTTGCCACGTCTACGTTGGAACGAGATAG
- a CDS encoding terminase gpA endonuclease subunit — protein sequence MRSWLTVTLTIAMDLGKYLNHWVVVAWSAGPYGHVVDYGRIEVASDDLGVEQATMVALRQFRAMVLAGWPIGVVGGETLIPQLCFIDAGYMTDVVYAFNRESGNRFIPSVGRGASQQHQQWQNRETQTGSVVQHLGEGFHINWLPNANVYLAEVDADHWKTWVHQRLSTPTSRVGAITLFQASATEHLSFAKHLTAEVKTEEFISGKGMVTKWDRKRKQNHWFDALYNACAAGHYCGVRLVEEERRKVPVKPKPAPDPQRKPYIDVERWRANQRRFWGR from the coding sequence ATGCGAAGTTGGTTGACGGTCACGCTCACCATCGCGATGGATCTGGGCAAGTACCTCAATCATTGGGTTGTGGTAGCGTGGTCGGCAGGCCCCTATGGACACGTTGTGGACTACGGACGCATTGAAGTGGCCTCGGACGACCTGGGCGTTGAGCAGGCAACGATGGTAGCCCTACGACAGTTCCGAGCCATGGTGCTCGCAGGCTGGCCCATTGGCGTCGTGGGAGGTGAGACACTAATACCCCAGTTATGCTTCATCGACGCTGGCTACATGACCGACGTGGTGTATGCATTCAATCGAGAGTCGGGCAATCGCTTTATTCCCTCGGTGGGGCGTGGCGCCTCGCAGCAACATCAGCAGTGGCAGAATCGTGAGACGCAAACTGGCTCTGTCGTTCAGCACCTGGGGGAAGGCTTCCATATCAACTGGCTGCCCAATGCAAATGTCTACCTAGCGGAGGTCGATGCGGATCACTGGAAGACCTGGGTACACCAACGTCTCAGCACGCCCACGAGCCGAGTGGGAGCCATTACACTCTTCCAAGCCAGTGCAACGGAACACCTGTCCTTCGCCAAGCACCTGACCGCTGAAGTCAAGACCGAGGAGTTCATCTCAGGCAAGGGCATGGTGACCAAGTGGGACCGCAAGCGGAAGCAAAACCACTGGTTCGATGCACTGTACAATGCCTGTGCTGCTGGGCACTACTGCGGAGTCCGGCTGGTTGAAGAAGAACGCCGCAAGGTACCGGTCAAGCCAAAACCGGCTCCCGATCCACAGCGCAAGCCGTACATCGACGTTGAACGCTGGAGGGCCAATCAGCGTAGGTTCTGGGGGCGGTAG
- a CDS encoding DUF2924 domain-containing protein, which produces MTVNQLRIKYADVFGEGTNGRNKVWLLKRIAWRMQANEEGDLSERARKRAIEIANDADLRMLPPRRPKLSADSSERTVTKKIGIAQSNELLPGTKLQRVYKGETFSVTVLESGFEFQGERFKSLTAVAKAVTGKHWNGFHFFGLRQPRSAK; this is translated from the coding sequence GTGACCGTCAACCAACTTCGCATTAAGTATGCGGACGTATTTGGTGAGGGGACCAACGGTCGGAACAAAGTCTGGTTGCTCAAACGGATTGCTTGGCGAATGCAGGCCAACGAGGAAGGTGATCTTTCCGAACGGGCTCGTAAACGGGCCATTGAAATTGCGAACGATGCAGACCTACGGATGCTGCCGCCACGACGACCCAAGCTATCGGCCGACTCCTCCGAGCGGACCGTCACGAAGAAAATCGGGATTGCTCAATCCAACGAGCTTCTTCCCGGTACCAAACTTCAGCGGGTCTACAAGGGAGAAACGTTCTCGGTCACGGTGCTGGAAAGTGGATTTGAGTTCCAAGGTGAACGCTTCAAATCACTGACTGCGGTTGCCAAGGCTGTCACCGGGAAGCACTGGAACGGCTTTCACTTCTTCGGCCTGCGTCAACCAAGGAGTGCCAAATGA
- a CDS encoding recombinase family protein: protein MSGRTKEKPPARDVVRCAIYTRKSTEEGLEQEFNSLDAQREAGEAYIKSQQHEGWVCVPDAYDDGGFTGANMERPALRRLLCNIEEGKVDCVVVYKVDRLSRNLMDFGRIIEILDRHNVAFVSVTQSFNTSTSMGRLILNVLLSFAQFEREMISERTRDKIAAARRKGKWSGGMPVLGYDVVNTKLVVDECEAGRVREIFRLYLDQQSLLDVAKEINARGWRTKRWVTKKSEVRGGKLFDKGSLHRLLTNVVYIGKLTYKTEVHEGEHEAIVDLDAFNQAQALLERNGRSGGREVRNKHNALLRGLMHCGACDCGMSHSYSKKGSKLYRYYVCHRAQKRGWEECPAPSLPAGEIERFVIDQIKRIGRDPALIRTTLAQVQRQSDEELQRLAAEKTALGRDVRQDYVEVGRLAGTAMAGDPRLLEVQTRIRDAERRMTVIGEELASLKSQVIDEKDVVASLGEFDSTWEALAPREQARVLELLIERVTYDADTSTLSITYRPTGIKSLAKKGIDRIEEAA from the coding sequence ATGAGCGGTCGAACAAAAGAGAAGCCGCCTGCTAGAGACGTCGTGCGGTGTGCAATTTACACACGCAAGTCGACGGAGGAGGGACTTGAGCAGGAGTTCAATTCCCTCGATGCCCAGCGCGAGGCAGGGGAAGCGTACATCAAGAGCCAGCAGCATGAGGGCTGGGTGTGCGTGCCGGATGCGTACGATGACGGTGGATTCACCGGCGCCAATATGGAACGTCCAGCTCTGCGACGACTGCTCTGCAACATCGAAGAGGGGAAGGTAGACTGCGTCGTCGTTTACAAGGTCGATCGACTGTCTCGCAACCTGATGGACTTCGGACGCATCATCGAAATACTCGACAGGCACAATGTGGCGTTCGTATCGGTAACTCAATCATTTAACACTTCGACATCGATGGGGCGACTGATCCTGAACGTGCTCCTGTCCTTCGCCCAGTTCGAACGGGAAATGATTAGCGAGCGCACCAGGGATAAAATTGCAGCCGCGCGACGCAAGGGCAAATGGTCTGGAGGCATGCCTGTCCTGGGCTACGATGTGGTCAATACAAAACTGGTGGTAGACGAATGCGAAGCAGGGCGGGTGCGAGAGATCTTTCGGCTGTACCTCGATCAACAATCCCTGTTGGACGTTGCCAAGGAAATCAACGCGCGGGGCTGGCGCACCAAGCGTTGGGTCACCAAGAAGTCCGAGGTGCGCGGTGGAAAGCTCTTCGACAAGGGTTCGCTGCATCGACTGCTAACCAACGTTGTCTACATCGGCAAGCTCACTTATAAGACTGAAGTCCATGAGGGCGAGCATGAAGCCATCGTGGACCTTGATGCGTTCAACCAGGCTCAGGCGCTGCTTGAGCGGAATGGGAGAAGTGGTGGGCGAGAAGTCCGGAACAAGCACAATGCTCTATTGCGGGGCTTGATGCACTGCGGGGCCTGCGACTGCGGCATGAGCCATTCGTATTCCAAGAAGGGTAGCAAGCTCTACAGATACTACGTCTGCCACAGGGCGCAAAAGCGGGGCTGGGAGGAGTGCCCTGCGCCATCACTCCCGGCGGGGGAGATTGAGCGATTCGTAATTGACCAGATTAAACGCATTGGCCGAGATCCGGCCCTGATTCGCACCACGTTGGCGCAGGTGCAACGACAATCGGACGAGGAACTCCAACGCCTAGCGGCTGAGAAAACGGCACTGGGCCGCGATGTGCGGCAAGACTACGTCGAGGTTGGCAGATTGGCGGGTACCGCAATGGCTGGCGATCCAAGACTGTTGGAGGTTCAAACTCGAATCCGGGATGCTGAACGTCGGATGACCGTCATCGGAGAAGAGCTGGCATCGCTGAAATCGCAGGTGATTGATGAAAAGGACGTAGTAGCCTCCCTGGGGGAATTCGACAGCACCTGGGAAGCACTCGCACCACGGGAACAGGCCCGCGTACTGGAGTTGCTCATTGAACGAGTTACCTACGATGCCGACACCAGCACGCTGTCGATCACTTATCGACCAACCGGTATCAAGTCGCTGGCCAAGAAGGGTATTGATCGAATTGAGGAAGCAGCATGA
- a CDS encoding plasmid partitioning protein RepB C-terminal domain-containing protein, which yields MNQKVQLACKSEVVIVPLASLLPVRILSAGLLKTPKYSCIEASIRELGLIEPLVVFPQAQLEGQFMILDGHIRHAILSDLGAKEAKCLIATDDEGFTFNHKINRLTAIQEHFMILKAIKNGVSEERIARALNVDPASIRQKRDLLDGICKEAIHILRGKRTSAVAIRELRKVRPIRQIEIAQLMTASHNYSIGYMKCLVFATPAELQIDAVRDSGPEIMSNDDLARIEQESRVLVRELKAIEGSHGKNVLHLVIITGYLRKLLDNARIVRFLSKGYPDVLEQLQEIVEAGALPENEPGDPSARLT from the coding sequence ATGAATCAAAAAGTCCAATTGGCTTGTAAATCAGAAGTCGTCATCGTGCCGCTTGCGAGCCTATTGCCAGTCCGCATCTTGTCGGCCGGCTTACTCAAAACACCAAAGTATTCCTGTATTGAAGCTTCCATAAGGGAACTTGGGCTTATTGAGCCACTCGTGGTTTTCCCACAGGCTCAGCTAGAGGGCCAGTTCATGATATTGGACGGGCACATACGGCACGCGATTCTTTCTGATTTAGGGGCGAAAGAGGCCAAGTGTCTCATAGCCACCGACGACGAAGGCTTCACTTTCAATCATAAAATTAATCGCCTAACGGCGATCCAAGAGCACTTCATGATACTAAAGGCGATTAAGAACGGCGTCTCGGAGGAGCGAATCGCGAGGGCGCTCAATGTTGACCCTGCTTCAATCCGTCAGAAGCGGGACCTGCTCGACGGCATCTGTAAAGAAGCTATTCATATACTGCGCGGTAAGCGCACATCTGCAGTAGCGATCAGAGAATTACGAAAGGTCCGTCCGATCAGGCAAATAGAAATTGCCCAACTAATGACAGCCTCACACAACTATTCGATTGGGTACATGAAATGCCTTGTCTTTGCAACTCCAGCTGAATTGCAAATTGATGCGGTCCGAGACAGTGGACCGGAGATTATGTCAAATGACGATTTAGCCCGAATCGAGCAGGAGTCTCGGGTACTAGTTCGCGAGCTGAAGGCAATCGAGGGATCCCATGGCAAAAATGTTCTTCACTTGGTGATTATTACAGGCTACCTTCGTAAGCTCCTCGACAACGCGAGAATTGTCCGTTTTTTATCGAAGGGCTATCCTGACGTTCTGGAGCAGCTACAGGAGATAGTCGAAGCGGGGGCATTACCAGAGAACGAGCCTGGCGATCCTTCAGCAAGATTGACCTAG
- a CDS encoding ParB/RepB/Spo0J family partition protein, whose protein sequence is MIPVAQISVLNPRERGRKKFDQIKSNIAAIGLKKPVTVVAAGIKNDAFAYNLVCGQGRLEAYIALEQQEIPCIIAEGAKEDLMLMSLAENLARRKHSGVELVRELGVLKERGYTAGEIAKKTDLDVTYIRGLLKLLEKGEERLLLAIEKGVLAVSVAVVIATSDDKGVQIALQEAYENNVLRGDALVRAKRIIEQRQNGGKRPRSSVRKTPADGVTSKSLVQTYQDETLRQKMLIRKTKACESRLLMAISAFTELYKDDQFQTLLKAEQLDSMPQLLAERIRQDGTDK, encoded by the coding sequence ATGATTCCAGTGGCACAAATCTCGGTTCTGAACCCACGCGAGCGAGGCCGAAAGAAGTTCGACCAGATCAAATCTAACATAGCAGCCATCGGATTAAAGAAGCCGGTAACGGTAGTCGCCGCAGGAATCAAGAATGATGCGTTCGCTTACAACCTTGTTTGCGGCCAGGGTAGGCTCGAGGCTTATATCGCTCTCGAACAGCAGGAAATTCCATGCATTATTGCTGAAGGGGCAAAAGAAGATTTAATGCTGATGAGTCTTGCTGAAAATTTGGCACGACGAAAACATTCCGGTGTGGAACTAGTGCGCGAACTCGGTGTGCTCAAGGAACGGGGATACACGGCGGGTGAAATAGCGAAAAAGACTGATCTTGACGTCACCTACATTCGTGGACTCCTGAAACTCCTGGAGAAAGGAGAAGAGCGTCTGTTGCTTGCGATCGAAAAGGGGGTTCTGGCTGTGAGTGTCGCGGTGGTGATCGCAACGTCGGACGACAAGGGGGTCCAGATTGCACTCCAGGAAGCATATGAAAATAACGTACTGCGGGGCGACGCGCTTGTGCGCGCTAAGCGCATCATTGAACAGCGCCAAAATGGCGGGAAACGCCCAAGATCGTCGGTGAGAAAGACACCGGCAGATGGAGTGACAAGCAAGTCGTTGGTGCAGACCTATCAGGATGAAACTCTCAGGCAAAAAATGCTGATCCGCAAGACGAAGGCCTGCGAAAGTCGACTGCTAATGGCGATCTCAGCATTCACCGAATTATACAAGGACGATCAGTTCCAAACGCTCTTGAAAGCGGAGCAACTCGATTCAATGCCGCAGTTGCTTGCCGAGCGCATTCGTCAGGACGGAACAGACAAATGA
- a CDS encoding recombinase family protein, translating into MNLRTLDEHPQTLTRAAQYVRMSTEHQQYSTANQDDTILDFARRRGFEIVKTYADEGKSGLNVAGRASLQQLIDDVQCGKADFSAILVYDISRWGRFQDADESAYYEYLCKRAGIEVHYCAEPFENDGGPTSTIIKSVKRAMAGEYSRELSTKVFKGQCRLIELGYRQGGPAGFGLRRMLISQAGVEKGPLARGERKSLQTDRVILVPGPDEEVETVRWIYTAFTVEGKREAEIANELNEKGISTDLGRSWNRGTVNQVLTNEKYVGNNVYNRTSFKLKKKRVENAPEMWVRHEQAFEPVVSLEEFFVARGIIQERARKITNDELIAKLSKLADQNSRLSGQLIDACHSMPSSSVYRSRFGSLLAAYKQIGLQPDRDYRYVEINRDLRQMYPQLVSDVTSKLGAAGATVTQDSTSDLLLINGEYSASMVLSRCRQTQAGSLRWLIKLNQGVTPDITILVRMNIENTAPADYYLLPIIDIDSPKLLLCEVNGVHLDTYQFDSLEFLASASAREKVEV; encoded by the coding sequence GTGAATTTGCGAACTCTTGATGAGCATCCTCAAACCCTTACTCGGGCTGCACAATACGTGCGAATGTCAACCGAACACCAGCAATATTCTACGGCCAATCAGGACGATACGATTTTGGATTTCGCCCGACGCCGCGGATTCGAAATAGTAAAGACCTATGCGGACGAGGGAAAAAGTGGACTTAATGTGGCTGGGCGCGCCTCGCTCCAACAGCTAATCGACGACGTGCAGTGCGGGAAAGCTGACTTCTCAGCAATTCTGGTTTACGACATTAGCCGCTGGGGGAGGTTCCAAGACGCAGATGAAAGCGCCTACTACGAATATCTGTGCAAACGTGCCGGGATAGAAGTCCATTACTGTGCCGAGCCATTTGAGAATGACGGTGGTCCCACATCGACAATCATCAAAAGTGTGAAGCGAGCCATGGCTGGAGAGTACTCTCGTGAGCTTTCGACCAAGGTTTTCAAAGGCCAGTGCCGACTAATCGAACTTGGATACCGGCAAGGCGGACCGGCAGGCTTCGGTCTACGGCGCATGCTGATCAGTCAGGCTGGCGTCGAGAAAGGGCCGCTGGCACGCGGTGAGCGGAAAAGCCTGCAGACTGACAGAGTGATCTTGGTTCCGGGACCCGACGAGGAGGTTGAGACAGTTCGCTGGATTTATACCGCGTTCACTGTGGAAGGAAAGCGGGAAGCCGAGATCGCAAACGAGTTAAATGAAAAGGGCATTTCAACCGATCTCGGACGTTCCTGGAATCGGGGAACCGTCAATCAAGTGCTCACCAACGAAAAGTACGTTGGAAACAATGTCTACAACCGCACTTCCTTCAAACTGAAGAAGAAGCGAGTCGAGAACGCTCCGGAAATGTGGGTTCGTCACGAGCAAGCATTCGAACCGGTGGTTTCCCTCGAAGAGTTCTTTGTTGCTCGAGGAATCATTCAAGAACGAGCTCGAAAGATAACCAACGACGAGTTGATTGCGAAACTAAGTAAGTTGGCCGATCAGAACTCGCGGCTCTCTGGGCAACTCATCGACGCGTGCCACTCGATGCCATCCAGCAGCGTTTATCGATCTAGATTCGGAAGCCTACTAGCGGCGTATAAGCAGATCGGTCTCCAACCAGACCGTGACTATCGGTATGTAGAAATCAATCGTGATCTTCGGCAGATGTACCCACAACTTGTCTCAGATGTCACCTCAAAGCTCGGTGCCGCGGGCGCGACTGTAACGCAAGATTCCACGAGCGATCTTCTGTTGATCAATGGAGAGTACAGCGCATCAATGGTACTCTCTCGATGCCGACAGACCCAGGCAGGATCCCTCCGGTGGTTGATAAAACTGAATCAAGGCGTAACGCCTGATATCACTATTCTGGTCCGCATGAATATCGAGAATACTGCGCCTGCCGATTACTATCTGCTCCCAATCATCGATATCGACTCGCCAAAGCTTCTGCTTTGTGAAGTAAATGGTGTCCACCTGGACACGTATCAGTTCGACAGTCTTGAATTCTTGGCGTCCGCATCGGCCAGAGAGAAAGTAGAGGTGTAA
- a CDS encoding winged helix-turn-helix domain-containing protein — MIAAEDLKLMRDAIDTLILEHRSHSEILQTLKATIEAALRPPNQETTDTRLSSEPRIDQQMLCVYHDGKCCFLGNTLPFKILARLMRTPGIYVPHNVLLKELWEGVRSDSAIRSVIKTLRIKLRKAGLNAVADRIDGSVRCHYSFRCHR; from the coding sequence ATGATTGCTGCTGAAGACCTGAAGCTGATGCGCGATGCGATTGACACACTGATCCTGGAACACCGGTCGCACTCTGAGATCCTCCAGACATTGAAAGCAACTATCGAAGCAGCACTTAGGCCACCAAACCAGGAAACTACCGACACACGCCTGAGCAGTGAGCCGCGAATCGACCAGCAGATGCTCTGCGTCTACCACGACGGCAAGTGCTGTTTTCTAGGTAATACGCTGCCCTTCAAAATTTTAGCTCGACTGATGCGCACTCCAGGCATCTATGTCCCGCATAACGTCCTACTCAAAGAACTATGGGAAGGTGTGCGGTCTGATTCTGCGATTAGAAGCGTGATCAAAACGCTTCGAATCAAGCTGCGCAAAGCCGGCCTGAACGCGGTTGCGGACCGCATCGATGGCTCGGTGCGCTGCCATTATTCCTTTCGTTGCCATCGGTAG
- a CDS encoding HTH domain-containing protein gives MTKKRFAARNRCIRGLSFIDRLPASKEKDMPHYHRAIEIQQRLEAVLELVAAGQYSTPQIADEVDVSTATISRCIDALRKQGHRIESVKIDGQWCYRLQGSGQKGSSNLAKAGKS, from the coding sequence ATGACGAAAAAGCGATTCGCTGCTCGCAATCGCTGTATCCGTGGTCTATCATTTATTGATAGACTTCCCGCTTCAAAGGAAAAAGACATGCCCCACTACCATCGAGCTATCGAAATTCAACAGCGACTTGAAGCTGTTCTTGAATTGGTTGCGGCTGGACAATACTCCACGCCACAAATTGCCGATGAAGTAGATGTGTCGACGGCAACGATTTCACGTTGTATCGACGCTTTGAGAAAACAAGGACACCGCATCGAGTCCGTCAAGATCGACGGTCAATGGTGTTATCGGCTGCAAGGAAGTGGTCAAAAGGGTTCGTCCAATCTCGCAAAGGCAGGGAAGTCATGA
- a CDS encoding AAA family ATPase, whose translation MNAELLKRIMRAIANGSQDDLEQLAARVIDRERQSGHSRLANQLEGIMSKPRPQVGRPEGGGSSDRNLSQLPVSRRHQELLATLLPREELEHHMVLPPEIEKRFARVEQEFAARERLGAYGLKNRKTILLYGPPGCGKSLGAKRLAWNTGLPLLKVRFDALLSSYFGESASNLRAVFDSAKAQPCVLLLDECDFIAKSRSNTHDIGEASRIVNSLLQLMEEYDAPGLLVATTNLENSLDDALFRRFDDVFQIPPPGEDEISELLRTTLSAVKCDDKLAWKKAIKELVGSSAAMVVKSARDAAKAAVLGGKKIVDTQILLAAIDENKRINE comes from the coding sequence ATGAATGCGGAACTACTCAAACGAATCATGCGAGCCATCGCCAATGGTTCACAAGACGACCTCGAACAGCTTGCGGCGCGAGTCATTGATCGCGAACGTCAAAGCGGACACAGTCGGCTGGCAAATCAGCTCGAAGGCATTATGAGCAAGCCGCGTCCCCAGGTCGGTCGACCGGAAGGTGGCGGTAGTTCTGATCGAAATCTGTCCCAGCTACCTGTTAGTCGCCGGCACCAAGAGTTGCTCGCGACCTTGTTGCCACGTGAAGAACTCGAGCACCACATGGTGTTGCCGCCGGAGATCGAGAAACGCTTCGCTCGTGTCGAACAAGAATTTGCCGCCCGCGAACGCCTCGGAGCTTACGGTCTGAAAAACCGTAAGACGATTCTGCTTTACGGTCCTCCCGGATGCGGAAAATCTCTCGGAGCTAAACGTTTGGCATGGAACACTGGCCTTCCACTACTAAAAGTCCGTTTCGACGCGCTCTTGTCGTCCTATTTCGGTGAGTCTGCCAGCAATCTGCGTGCAGTGTTCGACTCTGCCAAAGCACAGCCTTGCGTTTTGCTTCTCGACGAGTGTGACTTTATCGCGAAGTCAAGATCGAACACGCACGACATTGGCGAGGCATCACGTATCGTCAATTCCCTGCTGCAATTGATGGAAGAATACGACGCGCCAGGACTACTGGTTGCCACAACCAACCTTGAAAACTCGCTCGACGACGCCTTGTTCCGTCGTTTCGACGATGTGTTTCAGATTCCGCCTCCAGGTGAAGATGAGATCAGTGAACTTCTTCGTACTACGCTTTCAGCCGTCAAGTGCGATGATAAACTTGCTTGGAAGAAAGCGATCAAGGAACTCGTCGGATCGTCCGCCGCTATGGTGGTGAAATCAGCCCGAGACGCAGCCAAAGCAGCCGTCCTGGGAGGCAAGAAGATTGTTGACACCCAGATCTTGCTCGCTGCCATCGACGAGAACAAACGAATCAACGAGTAG